In the Synergistaceae bacterium genome, one interval contains:
- a CDS encoding hydratase, with the protein MIKLYDEGIYLINGNQIVPESQADGKYNKADAKKGTIAYGIMKSHNTSNDMDHLRIKFDSMASHDITFVGIIQTARASGMKKFPLPYVMTNCHNSLCAVGGTINDDDHYFGLSAAKKYGGIYVPPHIAVIHQFMREMFAGCGKMILGSDSHTRYGALGTMAIGEGGGELVKQLLQDTYDVAYPGIVAIYLTGKPAPYVGPHDIALAIVKAVFEKGYVKNKVMEFVGPGVSTMTTDYRNGVDVMTTETTCLSSVWRTDSDTKAYLAEHGREIDYRELNPADVAYYDGCVEIDLSTIKPMIALPFHPSNAYTISDFYANMKDILADTEKRAEKVAGGRATFTLMDKITSDGKLMVQQGVIGGCAGGNYTNVVEAAHALKGKSCGFDEFYLSVYPSSQPVFIDLDRKGFLADLMDAGAVIRTAFCGPCFGAGDTPANNAFSIRHTTRNFPNREGSKPGNGQMSAVALMDARSIAATAANGGKLTSAEDLDCWGDIPAYHYDDKAYKSRVYWGFGKANLESPIRFGPNIKDWPEQEALAENILLRVVSKILDEVTTTDELIPSGETSSFRSIPLGLAEFTLSRRDPQYVGKAKEVQKIEYERLKGINPAHGDLKEVYELIKAIPGQENADPMTIEIGSTIYANKPGDGSAREQAASCQRVLGALANITQEYATKRYRSNCMNWGMIPFHLKGEPDFEVGDYVYVPGIRSALDKNELSSIKAYIIKGGRVKEAELYIQDMTANERDIVKAGCLINFNRDKAR; encoded by the coding sequence ATGATTAAACTCTACGATGAAGGAATTTATCTCATCAATGGAAATCAGATAGTCCCTGAAAGCCAAGCCGACGGAAAATATAACAAGGCAGACGCTAAAAAGGGCACTATCGCTTATGGAATCATGAAGTCGCATAATACTTCGAATGACATGGATCACTTGCGCATTAAATTTGACTCTATGGCCTCACATGATATTACGTTTGTAGGCATAATTCAGACTGCTAGAGCCTCAGGAATGAAAAAATTTCCGCTCCCGTATGTAATGACGAATTGCCATAATTCTTTATGTGCAGTGGGCGGAACTATTAACGATGATGATCATTATTTCGGACTCAGTGCGGCGAAAAAATACGGCGGAATCTATGTCCCTCCGCATATTGCAGTAATCCATCAGTTTATGCGTGAAATGTTTGCGGGCTGCGGCAAAATGATTCTAGGCTCAGACTCTCACACTAGATACGGCGCATTAGGAACTATGGCAATCGGAGAGGGCGGCGGCGAACTCGTTAAGCAGCTTTTACAGGACACATATGATGTAGCTTATCCCGGAATCGTTGCGATTTATTTAACCGGCAAACCAGCTCCATATGTCGGACCTCATGATATAGCACTTGCAATCGTTAAAGCAGTTTTCGAAAAAGGTTACGTCAAAAATAAAGTCATGGAATTTGTCGGGCCCGGTGTCTCTACAATGACTACGGATTATAGAAATGGAGTCGACGTAATGACAACTGAGACTACTTGCTTGTCTTCAGTATGGAGAACTGACTCAGACACTAAGGCATATTTAGCAGAACACGGCCGAGAAATTGATTATCGCGAATTGAATCCTGCCGACGTTGCATATTATGACGGCTGCGTTGAAATTGATTTATCGACAATTAAGCCGATGATCGCGCTCCCGTTCCATCCGTCAAATGCTTATACGATTTCAGATTTTTACGCAAATATGAAAGATATTCTTGCTGACACTGAGAAGAGAGCCGAAAAAGTAGCAGGAGGCCGGGCAACCTTCACGCTTATGGACAAAATCACGAGCGACGGCAAATTAATGGTACAGCAGGGAGTAATCGGAGGCTGTGCAGGCGGAAATTATACAAACGTTGTCGAGGCAGCACACGCACTCAAGGGCAAGTCATGCGGCTTTGATGAGTTTTATTTGAGCGTATATCCGTCAAGTCAACCGGTATTTATTGATTTAGACCGTAAAGGATTCTTAGCTGACTTAATGGACGCGGGCGCAGTAATCAGGACGGCATTTTGCGGGCCGTGTTTCGGGGCTGGCGATACTCCGGCAAATAATGCATTCTCAATCAGACACACGACTCGTAACTTCCCTAACAGAGAAGGATCAAAGCCGGGCAACGGTCAAATGTCAGCGGTGGCACTCATGGATGCACGTTCAATCGCAGCAACTGCAGCAAACGGAGGCAAACTCACAAGCGCAGAAGATCTTGACTGCTGGGGCGATATTCCCGCATATCACTATGACGACAAGGCCTATAAATCGCGAGTCTACTGGGGATTCGGTAAGGCAAATCTTGAGTCGCCGATTAGATTCGGACCGAATATTAAAGACTGGCCGGAGCAGGAAGCACTCGCAGAAAATATTTTATTGCGGGTTGTCTCTAAGATTCTTGATGAAGTTACTACAACTGACGAGCTTATACCGTCGGGCGAAACTTCTTCGTTCAGGTCGATTCCTTTAGGGCTGGCAGAATTCACACTCTCACGCAGAGATCCGCAATATGTCGGCAAAGCAAAAGAAGTACAGAAAATTGAGTACGAGAGACTCAAGGGTATAAACCCGGCACACGGAGATTTGAAAGAAGTCTACGAGCTTATTAAGGCAATTCCCGGCCAAGAAAACGCAGACCCTATGACTATAGAAATCGGCTCAACAATTTACGCGAATAAACCGGGCGACGGTTCAGCACGTGAGCAGGCCGCATCATGTCAAAGAGTTCTCGGAGCACTCGCAAATATCACTCAAGAGTATGCTACAAAACGTTATCGCTCTAACTGTATGAACTGGGGCATGATTCCGTTCCATCTTAAGGGCGAACCTGATTTTGAAGTCGGTGATTATGTTTATGTCCCGGGAATTCGCAGCGCACTCGATAAAAACGAACTCTCAAGCATTAAGGCATATATTATCAAAGGCGGCCGCGTGAAAGAAGCCGAGCTTTATATTCAGGACATGACAGCAAATGAGCGCGATATAGTCAAAGCAGGCTGCTTGATTAATTTCAACAGGGACAAGGCGCGCTAA
- a CDS encoding PD-(D/E)XK nuclease family protein, with protein MNTTEIFAYNKLSDLTGLINSQIKNFPGRQKNLRFIIPSRKDKNYRPELNNLTLWTWEEIYNDICSFGNIQRKRILSPPDHLLILNNIFNEVISERSEKIKQWPGIMRPGFIEILSSDIRELLNEAVRPSQLINNPESSDPAEFLLPEIYSRYLEYLNNYDLLDSAQIYTEAYNELLKTQAWGRDLIIIFTGFLSFTHGQLELLYALQDRCEKIIILKPETNLANFRDAHSQFNIAFTPEKSSGQIIEIPAAEPDLEPEVIARTLALWQQDKIILNSQKFSGFDSIAITINQGREDLFMQAFKRYKIPLSFQLGIPINTTLPGKILASIRHLYTRQFPTYETALLLTQECFAGVKFPVMKAYRAGYSGLENWEKFLSIGESFNTALLAIQSIKKFCGSLKLNQTPAGIMHAFRDFLTTPGLWLDRLTKIAGTPELDETTRQTASAIETISQKVLRLDELMPDLGRVQDTRIKGDESFDFLERWCRNTNTRAPLQISNSVRIFTGTPPVLSSFPVLIMTGVTQKTWSANITSSPLLGTEERRKLDENQAHLPTIQEKAIQKEALFRRLIQTGENFTIISRPELDDEGRPVSESQFMQRFLEDLPNWNRVKANPAKINILLNNDGYIFPEIDSDGKIKREIPVIHAQANAVGASDIKQLLLCPFLWYQERQAKLYAQNPDIVSPIEWGNMIHKFWQCVWLRYRENMNSSGQIFLNITKSEWENLLQVSENYQNFARLIKDFRLRRHLDGVKFRVDRLSLLQSAILESLHGAGYEHTKILLEEDAHLLAQIDGVKFLGQCDRIEFLRSPDSQEIAFIVDYKEGTSTNYESSVKIESYSWNSEQRKKFNTGLQLSCYAALFTRQYKCDLSGVYILGLNDGQIAGSFEESESKFFAQYTKEGKIKTHISERVDEGEYAMKCAAEILKTCKFEPEYNSDLCRFCHVKSLCRKGEFKGEKLFSDNNDNDESESESSSE; from the coding sequence ATGAACACTACAGAAATTTTTGCATATAATAAACTTTCGGATTTAACGGGATTAATTAACTCGCAGATAAAAAATTTTCCAGGCCGGCAAAAAAATTTGAGATTCATAATTCCTTCTCGCAAAGATAAGAATTACAGGCCGGAATTAAATAATTTGACTCTTTGGACATGGGAAGAAATTTATAACGATATTTGCTCATTCGGGAATATTCAGCGCAAGAGAATTTTATCTCCGCCCGATCATTTATTAATACTGAATAATATTTTTAATGAAGTCATATCAGAACGCAGCGAAAAAATTAAACAATGGCCGGGCATTATGAGACCGGGATTTATTGAAATCTTATCGAGTGATATTCGCGAACTCTTAAATGAAGCTGTCAGACCCTCGCAACTAATTAATAATCCTGAAAGCAGCGACCCGGCAGAGTTTTTACTGCCTGAAATTTACAGCCGCTATCTTGAATACTTGAATAATTATGATTTACTTGACAGCGCGCAAATTTACACAGAAGCATATAACGAGCTTTTAAAGACTCAAGCATGGGGACGGGATTTAATAATAATTTTTACCGGCTTTCTTTCTTTCACTCACGGCCAGCTTGAATTATTATATGCTCTTCAGGACAGGTGCGAAAAAATTATAATTCTCAAGCCTGAAACGAATTTAGCAAATTTCAGAGATGCACACTCACAATTTAATATAGCGTTCACTCCGGAAAAATCATCAGGGCAAATTATAGAGATCCCCGCCGCTGAACCCGATTTAGAACCTGAAGTAATAGCCCGGACTCTTGCATTATGGCAGCAAGATAAAATTATTCTCAACTCGCAAAAATTTTCAGGTTTTGACTCGATTGCCATAACTATAAATCAAGGCCGTGAAGATTTATTTATGCAAGCATTCAAACGCTATAAAATCCCCCTTAGCTTTCAATTGGGAATACCCATTAATACGACATTGCCCGGAAAAATTTTAGCGTCAATCAGACATTTATACACTCGTCAATTTCCGACCTATGAGACCGCATTATTACTCACTCAAGAATGTTTTGCGGGCGTTAAATTTCCAGTCATGAAAGCATATCGGGCGGGTTATTCGGGGCTTGAGAACTGGGAGAAATTTTTATCAATCGGCGAGTCATTTAATACGGCTTTACTTGCTATTCAGTCAATAAAGAAATTTTGCGGCTCACTTAAATTAAATCAGACTCCGGCCGGGATTATGCACGCATTTAGGGATTTCTTGACGACTCCGGGCTTATGGCTTGACAGATTAACGAAAATTGCGGGAACTCCCGAACTTGACGAGACTACACGGCAGACAGCAAGCGCAATCGAGACAATATCGCAAAAAGTTTTGAGACTCGACGAATTAATGCCGGATTTAGGACGCGTTCAAGATACAAGAATCAAAGGCGATGAGTCATTTGATTTTCTTGAGAGATGGTGCAGAAACACGAACACACGAGCACCCTTGCAGATTTCTAATTCAGTGAGAATCTTTACAGGAACGCCGCCCGTTTTATCTTCATTTCCTGTGTTAATCATGACAGGAGTCACGCAAAAAACGTGGTCAGCTAATATAACAAGTTCGCCCCTCTTAGGCACTGAAGAACGCAGAAAACTTGACGAGAATCAAGCCCATTTGCCGACCATTCAAGAGAAAGCTATTCAGAAAGAGGCATTATTCAGGCGACTTATACAAACCGGCGAAAATTTTACGATAATTTCACGTCCTGAATTAGACGACGAGGGCCGCCCAGTTTCAGAATCACAATTTATGCAGCGATTTCTTGAAGATTTGCCAAACTGGAATCGAGTAAAAGCTAATCCGGCAAAAATAAATATTTTATTGAATAATGACGGCTATATATTCCCTGAAATTGACTCGGACGGAAAAATTAAACGCGAGATTCCAGTTATACACGCTCAAGCAAATGCAGTCGGAGCAAGCGACATTAAACAGTTATTATTATGTCCGTTCTTATGGTATCAAGAGAGGCAGGCGAAATTATACGCTCAAAATCCCGACATAGTATCGCCCATCGAATGGGGGAATATGATTCACAAATTCTGGCAGTGCGTTTGGCTCCGTTATCGCGAAAATATGAACTCATCAGGGCAAATTTTCTTGAATATCACAAAATCTGAATGGGAAAATTTATTACAAGTCAGTGAAAATTATCAGAATTTCGCAAGATTGATAAAAGATTTCAGGTTGAGAAGGCATTTAGACGGCGTAAAATTCAGAGTTGATAGATTGAGCTTATTACAAAGCGCGATACTTGAATCACTTCACGGCGCGGGCTATGAACACACTAAAATTTTACTGGAAGAAGACGCGCATTTATTAGCACAGATTGACGGGGTAAAATTTTTAGGACAATGCGACAGGATAGAATTTTTGCGGAGTCCGGACTCTCAAGAAATAGCCTTTATTGTTGACTACAAAGAAGGCACGAGCACAAATTATGAATCTTCCGTGAAAATCGAGTCTTATAGCTGGAACAGTGAACAGCGCAAAAAATTTAATACCGGCCTGCAATTATCGTGTTACGCGGCATTATTCACGAGACAATATAAATGCGATCTATCAGGAGTCTATATACTTGGCCTGAATGACGGGCAAATAGCGGGCAGCTTTGAGGAGTCAGAGTCAAAATTTTTCGCTCAATACACGAAAGAGGGCAAAATAAAGACTCATATTTCCGAACGAGTCGACGAGGGAGAATACGCTATGAAGTGCGCCGCTGAGATTCTGAAAACTTGTAAATTTGAGCCTGAATATAATTCTGATTTATGCAGATTTTGCCACGTCAAGAGCTTATGCCGTAAAGGTGAATTCAAAGGTGAGAAATTATTTAGTGATAATAACGACAATGACGAATCCGAGTCAGAGTCTAGCAGTGAGTAA
- the galT gene encoding UDP-glucose--hexose-1-phosphate uridylyltransferase — MINHELNNLISFALHHELISPEDRVWAANSLIGVLGLNSFEFEKNLSSELADKTSPDSILAKILDWAADNNLIENTETERDLLDTKLMGVLTPRPSDVIAKFDSLYKLSPVKATDYFYKLGINSNYIRSERTAKNICWKTLTDYGELDITINMSKPEKDPRDIAKARAIKSSGYPKCLLCRENEGFYGHHGHPARQNIRLIPVKLGSRDWYFQYSPYSYYNEHCIVLDEKHVPMLINRETFENLLAFVEKFPHYFVGSNADLPIVGGSILSHDHYQGGRYIFAMNNAEIEHEYKLPDSYSGVKAGRIKWPMSAIRLESQDPEKLINLSDKILSAWREWNDSSVDILAYSDGEAHNTITPIARMLNNNYQIDLVLRNNRTSNEHPLGIFHPHAEVHHIKKENIGLIEVMGLAVLPARLKNSLEKICESWLSNKENLPSELELHGKWYKFLRSKYQGLTGESEIRNMLRNEVGHVFAQVLTDSGVYKRTPEGLAAFDKFVESVLK, encoded by the coding sequence ATGATTAATCACGAGCTGAATAATTTAATTAGCTTTGCTTTACATCATGAATTAATCTCACCTGAAGATAGAGTCTGGGCTGCTAATTCTTTAATCGGGGTGCTTGGCCTGAATTCGTTTGAGTTCGAGAAAAATTTATCAAGTGAATTAGCTGATAAGACATCACCGGACTCGATTTTAGCGAAAATTTTAGACTGGGCAGCAGATAATAATTTAATCGAGAATACAGAGACAGAGCGTGATTTACTTGACACAAAATTAATGGGAGTCTTGACTCCCCGTCCGTCTGATGTTATAGCAAAATTTGACTCGTTATATAAATTGTCCCCTGTTAAAGCAACTGACTATTTTTATAAACTCGGCATAAACTCGAATTATATACGCTCAGAACGAACAGCTAAAAATATTTGCTGGAAAACTTTAACAGATTACGGCGAACTAGATATAACAATCAACATGTCAAAACCAGAAAAAGATCCCCGCGATATAGCAAAGGCACGGGCTATAAAATCATCGGGCTATCCTAAGTGTTTATTATGCCGAGAAAATGAAGGCTTTTACGGTCATCACGGACACCCGGCGCGGCAAAATATAAGGCTTATTCCTGTAAAACTCGGCTCGCGTGATTGGTATTTCCAGTATTCGCCGTATAGTTATTATAATGAACACTGCATAGTGCTTGACGAGAAACACGTTCCCATGTTGATAAATCGCGAAACTTTTGAGAATTTGCTGGCATTTGTTGAGAAATTTCCGCATTATTTTGTCGGCTCAAATGCAGATCTGCCCATAGTGGGAGGCTCAATCTTGTCGCATGATCATTATCAGGGCGGGCGGTATATTTTTGCTATGAATAATGCCGAGATTGAACACGAGTATAAATTACCTGATTCATATTCAGGAGTCAAAGCAGGGCGAATCAAGTGGCCCATGTCAGCAATAAGACTCGAGTCTCAAGATCCTGAAAAACTCATAAATTTATCCGACAAAATTTTATCGGCGTGGCGTGAATGGAATGACTCAAGCGTTGATATTCTTGCTTATTCTGACGGTGAGGCACATAATACAATAACTCCGATTGCTAGAATGCTAAATAATAATTATCAGATTGATTTAGTTCTGCGCAATAATCGCACGAGTAATGAACACCCGCTGGGAATCTTTCACCCTCATGCAGAAGTCCATCACATTAAGAAAGAAAATATCGGCTTGATTGAAGTCATGGGACTCGCTGTGTTACCTGCAAGATTAAAGAATTCGCTTGAGAAAATTTGTGAGTCATGGCTCTCAAATAAAGAAAATTTGCCGTCCGAGCTTGAATTACACGGAAAATGGTATAAATTTTTGCGCAGTAAATATCAGGGCTTGACTGGCGAGTCAGAAATAAGAAATATGCTGCGTAATGAAGTCGGGCATGTTTTCGCACAGGTTTTGACTGACAGCGGAGTTTATAAGCGTACACCTGAAGGACTCGCGGCATTTGATAAATTTGTTGAGTCAGTGCTGAAATAA
- a CDS encoding NADP-dependent isocitrate dehydrogenase — protein sequence MSKIKMATPIVEMDGDEMTRVLWQIIKDDLLSPFVELNTEYYDLGLPKRDETGDKITWQAAEAIKKYRVGVKCATITPNKQRVEEYNLHEMWKSPNGTIRAVLDGTVFRKPILTKCIKPVVKNWHKPITIARHAYGDVYRGTEFRVPEPGKAELLFTGKNGATFRETVYDYECPGVLQAMYNKDTSIKSFARSCFEYALSTKEDLWFSSKDTISKQYDQTFKLLFQEIFETEYKAKFDAAGITYFYTLIDDAVARVMRSEGGFIWACKNYDGDVMSDMVSTAFGSLAMMTSVLVSPDGNFEYEAAHGTVTKHYYRYRDEGKMTSTNPVATIFAWSGALRKRGELDGNNELVAFANKLEKATIETIEGGVMTKDLSALCEGVVPHVVDSNEFIKAIAAKL from the coding sequence ATGAGCAAAATCAAGATGGCAACACCCATTGTCGAAATGGACGGCGACGAAATGACCCGCGTTTTATGGCAGATTATCAAAGATGATTTGCTTTCACCGTTTGTAGAGTTAAACACGGAGTATTACGATCTGGGATTGCCGAAAAGAGACGAGACGGGCGACAAAATCACATGGCAGGCCGCCGAAGCAATCAAGAAATACAGAGTCGGAGTCAAATGCGCAACTATCACCCCGAATAAGCAGAGAGTCGAAGAATATAATCTCCACGAAATGTGGAAGAGTCCAAATGGCACAATTAGAGCTGTCCTTGATGGTACAGTTTTCAGGAAGCCGATTTTAACTAAGTGCATTAAACCCGTCGTAAAAAATTGGCACAAACCGATTACTATTGCAAGACATGCATACGGCGACGTTTATCGCGGCACAGAGTTCAGAGTCCCCGAACCGGGCAAAGCTGAATTATTATTCACGGGCAAGAACGGCGCAACTTTCAGAGAGACCGTTTACGATTACGAATGTCCCGGAGTTCTGCAGGCAATGTACAATAAAGACACGTCAATAAAATCATTCGCCCGCAGCTGCTTTGAGTACGCACTCTCAACAAAAGAAGATCTCTGGTTCTCGTCAAAAGATACGATCTCAAAGCAATATGATCAAACTTTCAAATTATTATTCCAAGAAATTTTTGAGACGGAATATAAAGCGAAATTTGACGCAGCAGGAATCACTTATTTCTACACGTTAATAGATGACGCAGTTGCTCGTGTAATGCGTTCAGAAGGCGGCTTTATCTGGGCTTGCAAGAATTATGACGGCGACGTTATGAGCGACATGGTATCTACTGCTTTCGGGTCTCTTGCTATGATGACAAGCGTATTAGTTTCTCCGGACGGCAATTTTGAGTACGAGGCAGCACACGGAACAGTTACAAAGCACTATTACCGTTATAGAGACGAGGGCAAAATGACATCAACTAACCCAGTTGCTACGATTTTTGCGTGGAGCGGTGCTTTAAGAAAACGCGGCGAACTTGACGGAAATAATGAGCTTGTTGCATTTGCAAATAAACTTGAGAAGGCCACTATTGAGACAATCGAGGGCGGAGTCATGACTAAAGATTTATCAGCACTCTGTGAGGGTGTTGTGCCTCATGTTGTTGACTCTAATGAATTTATCAAGGCAATAGCAGCAAAATTATAA